In a genomic window of Macrobrachium nipponense isolate FS-2020 chromosome 10, ASM1510439v2, whole genome shotgun sequence:
- the LOC135224071 gene encoding uncharacterized protein LOC135224071, which translates to MEQITDQYFSKLGYCSLYVMPEGMMTLINLSLLFRKGSPLKAKFDPVIMRLKETGILQHLYKKAVANATECLKPITISPGSSSLRPLDLKDFFGVFMIFGGGNIIAIQYTSIICIGKFMVCKTIRGVA; encoded by the exons ATGGAGCAAATCACGGATCAGTACTTCTCCAAG TTAGGTTACTGCTCCCTGTACGTGATGCCAGAGGGTATGATGACACTAATAAACCTAAGCCTGCTCTTCAGGAAAGGCTCCCCGTTGAAAGCAAAGTTTGACCCAGT AATCATGCGCCTAAAGGAAACTGGTATTCTTCAACATTTATACAAGAAAGCAGTAGCAAATGCAACTGAATGCCTGAAGCCAATTACCATAAGTCCTGGATCATCATCACTACGACCACTGGATCTTAAAGATTTCTTTGGAGTCTTCATGATTTTTGGCGGAGGTAACATTATTGCCATTCAGTACACCAGTATTATTTGCATTGGAAAG TTCATGGTGTGTAAAACTATTAGGGGGGTGGCATAA